The following are encoded in a window of Armatimonas rosea genomic DNA:
- a CDS encoding PEP-CTERM sorting domain-containing protein (PEP-CTERM proteins occur, often in large numbers, in the proteomes of bacteria that also encode an exosortase, a predicted intramembrane cysteine proteinase. The presence of a PEP-CTERM domain at a protein's C-terminus predicts cleavage within the sorting domain, followed by covalent anchoring to some some component of the (usually Gram-negative) cell surface. Many PEP-CTERM proteins exhibit an unusual sequence composition that includes large numbers of potential glycosylation sites. Expression of one such protein has been shown restore the ability of a bacterium to form floc, a type of biofilm.): MKHTLPLNLLALASLGLVIVPGARAQAPYISTYSIFGRDTSGGFVADAYNAYNTASGATNINSNRPNATATGSAIYTNTLYDSAPVEAMASTVAGGFYVSKNYAKISVTNVQDSGYIAGGVYGSHTQLKFLTAPNNAAYSVFRWNVSGSTLTSPDTGYAGAVLRFMAGYYPTETYNSVFNTATPPAELMVFENTGNFVYNLPITLGQNIDLFYQATASVKLGRDEAQDLLGDTYTAEADFASTTILDRIDLYDSSNNLITSNWSLGDVESGQARFDQNGRVTSTSSAPEPGTLAFVALGGTLVLIKRRKY; the protein is encoded by the coding sequence ATGAAGCACACTCTTCCCCTAAACCTGCTGGCTCTTGCCTCTCTCGGGCTCGTGATCGTTCCCGGAGCGAGAGCGCAAGCGCCCTATATCAGCACTTACTCGATCTTCGGGCGCGATACCTCCGGAGGATTTGTCGCGGATGCCTACAACGCCTATAACACAGCGTCAGGCGCAACGAATATCAATAGCAACCGCCCTAATGCGACCGCAACCGGCTCCGCAATCTACACGAACACCCTCTATGACAGTGCCCCTGTAGAGGCGATGGCCAGCACCGTGGCGGGTGGCTTTTATGTCTCCAAAAACTACGCCAAGATCTCTGTCACCAATGTCCAAGACTCAGGCTATATCGCCGGGGGAGTCTACGGGTCGCACACTCAGCTGAAGTTCTTGACCGCTCCCAATAACGCGGCGTACTCGGTCTTTCGTTGGAATGTCTCGGGGAGCACGCTGACAAGCCCAGACACGGGCTACGCTGGAGCGGTGCTGCGCTTCATGGCGGGCTACTATCCTACCGAGACCTACAACAGTGTCTTTAATACCGCCACCCCTCCGGCGGAGCTGATGGTCTTTGAGAACACCGGGAACTTTGTCTACAACCTGCCCATCACGCTTGGGCAGAATATCGACCTGTTCTACCAAGCCACTGCCTCCGTAAAGCTCGGGCGCGACGAGGCCCAGGATCTTCTGGGAGACACCTACACCGCAGAGGCGGACTTTGCCAGCACCACGATCCTGGATCGCATCGATCTCTACGATAGCAGCAATAACTTGATTACCAGCAACTGGAGCCTGGGAGATGTGGAATCGGGGCAGGCACGCTTCGACCAGAACGGGCGTGTCACTAGCACGAGCAGTGCTCCTGAGCCAGGGACACTTGCTTTCGTGGCCCTCGGTGGCACGCTCGTCCTCATCAAGCGTCGGAAGTACTGA